Part of the Rhodohalobacter sp. 614A genome is shown below.
ATTTTAAAAATATATGAAACAATTTTAGAGTTTCGGGGTAGCTGTAAATATATAGTGTGTACAACAGCACTTGAATCCAGTATTGGTCGCTCTATGGTTGCAACCACAACTTCACTACTAGGTGATCAAAATCTGAGTCATGGTCTGAACACCGGACATCTTTTTGCCAATGATTTGCTGCCGGATCTTGAGATTAAAAACGGATCGCTGAAACATCATCAATATAAACACCGGACCAAATCCTTTAAAAGCATCAAAACCACGCATCTTAAAAAATTGGGATAGTCAGTATGAACAGGAGCAATTACAATGTTCCGCAATTTGAGTTACCTGCCGGCCGCCTAACATTTCTATCGACCGAGAATGAAAATTATACTTATCAAAATCTGTATGGGTTTTCTACCCAAATCCAGCATCAATTAAATGAGATAGATACCGGCGATTCCAAACCGATTTTAATCATTTCCGACAGCACACCAGAAACCGTTTTTCTGATGGCTGCCTGTTTCTTGTTGAAGATACCCATCCTTCCCCTTCACCCGGAAACCAGCAGCAATGAATTGGAAAAAATCCTGGAACAGATTCAGCCCGCAGCCATCTTTTCACAGAACTACGAGGTTGCCAATCACCTTTCAGACATTCCAAATCTGACCATAGAAAAGGAGATGCTTCAAGTAACGGAAGGCTCTGATACAACGCTTTTTTCTTTTGAGGAGCCCGAAGAGATTGCTGGGTATTTCCTTACATCCGGGGCAACGGGAACGGCTAAAATTGTTCCGGCAAAACGACGGCAAATCTTATTTGCGTCTTCTTCATCTGCTAAAAATTTCAAACCACACAACAATAAATACTGGCTGCTTTGTCTGCCGCTTAATCATGTGGGGGGAATTAATGTGATTTACAGATCGCTCCTTTATCATTCTGCAGTTTACCTGATGTCTACTTTTGATGTGCCGAAAATTCGTGAACTGTTGAATCATAAAGAGAATTTTGAGGTAGCCTCTATGGTACCCACGATGCTTGTCCAGTTGATGGAGGATTCCTTTTTCAGAGTCCATTTCAATTTCAAAGCAATTTTGCTTGGCGGCGGCCCCATTTCCATGGATTTGATCAACCAGTCACTCACACGGGGACTCCCGATTGTTTGCAGTTACGGAATGACGGAAACATGCGCACAGATTGCAGCTAACCCGATGCTTCAGCCGAGCGGAATGTATATTCCCAAGAAAAGCGTGGGAGCTATTTTTGAACCCAATGAAATTGAGATCCGGAATGACAACCAACAATCACTGCCCTACAATGAATCAGGCCACATCTGGCTAAAAGGCCCTCAAATCTTTGACGGTTATTTAGACGAATCGATCAACGAAGATTTTTTTGATGAGAAAGGCTGGTTTTATACCGGTGATTATGGACATATCAACCGGAAAGGACAATTGTTTATTGAGAACCGGCGCACGGACCTGATTATTACCGGCGGCGAAAATGTAAATCCTGTGGAAATTGAAGAGATCTTAAACTCTTTCAAAAGTATCAGAGAGTCTGCCGTTGTGGGAATTCCCGATAAAAAATGGGGACAAAAAGTAACGGCATTCCTGGTTCTCGAAAATGGAAATGGTGACCTGGATAAAAAGGAAATTGAGCAGGGTTTAAAAGAATCACTCCGGGGATTTAAAATCCCGAAAGAGTTCATCATTATTGATAAACTTCCAAAAACGGCCACTTATAAAATCAAGCGAACGAAATTAATCGAACTCTACAAAAGATCGCAGAATTAAGTGCCCTTTAGAAATTCATC
Proteins encoded:
- the menE gene encoding o-succinylbenzoate--CoA ligase, which encodes MNRSNYNVPQFELPAGRLTFLSTENENYTYQNLYGFSTQIQHQLNEIDTGDSKPILIISDSTPETVFLMAACFLLKIPILPLHPETSSNELEKILEQIQPAAIFSQNYEVANHLSDIPNLTIEKEMLQVTEGSDTTLFSFEEPEEIAGYFLTSGATGTAKIVPAKRRQILFASSSSAKNFKPHNNKYWLLCLPLNHVGGINVIYRSLLYHSAVYLMSTFDVPKIRELLNHKENFEVASMVPTMLVQLMEDSFFRVHFNFKAILLGGGPISMDLINQSLTRGLPIVCSYGMTETCAQIAANPMLQPSGMYIPKKSVGAIFEPNEIEIRNDNQQSLPYNESGHIWLKGPQIFDGYLDESINEDFFDEKGWFYTGDYGHINRKGQLFIENRRTDLIITGGENVNPVEIEEILNSFKSIRESAVVGIPDKKWGQKVTAFLVLENGNGDLDKKEIEQGLKESLRGFKIPKEFIIIDKLPKTATYKIKRTKLIELYKRSQN